Genomic window (Roseateles sp. XES5):
GGCAAGGTCGGCCGGAACCATGGCTGGTTTAATTCATTCGCCGGCGGCTCGAACATCGAGGACATCTCCTCGCCGTCCTATAAATCCTATGTCGATTACGGTTCCGGAGCGACCCGCAGTTCCAACAGAGCGGCGGCCGGCGCGGTCGACCGTGCCGTTTCGGGGATCGACGCAAGCACCGCACGCGTCCAGGAGGCGGGCCGTCGCATCGATGCGCTGTCGGCCTCGGTCGGCGCGTCGGAGATCTACCAGGATGCTTGGGACGACAACACGCAGGCCCGCGCCGTCAACGCCGAACTGCTGAACAACCTGATCATGGCCCGCAACCTGTTCAACGAGCTGCTGCAGGCGCGCATGCAGATGCGGCTTTCGAAGACGTCCGAAACAGCCAAGACCCTGAAATCCGACTCCAAGGTCAATCCTTACAGCTGCGATCCGGTCATCCTTGAACAGATGAAGGTGCCGCGTGAGGACTGGCCGAGCTGCGCCGTGGTCGCCGGCGCCGATGCGGAAACCTCGGTCATGTCATCGGGCGGGACGGATGGCGCGATCGGCAACAATCTTCTTTCCATCCAGAACGCCGCCAACGCGGCCGATTAAGGGGGTTCCCATGAACAAGCTGCTCATCGTCTCCGCCGCCCTCGCCTTCTCGACGCCGGCGCTCGCCGACATACCGGTGATCGATAACACCAATCTCGCGATCGCCAGGAAGAACGCGGAAAACACCGGCGAGATCATGAAGACCAACACCAACATCCTCGAAAAGACCAAGGAGATCCTCGGCGCGCTCTCCGGTAGTCGCGACGGCTCGATGGGGATTTCCTCGACCGGCCTCGGCGGCAACATGTCGGTCTCGGCCGCACCGTCATTCAGCTCGATTATGAACGGCGGCACGCTGTCGTTCGGTGGACTTGGCTCAGGCGCGCAGAATATCGCGGCGACGCTGATCAACGGCCTGCAGCTGGTGAAACAGGTCAAGGCGATCGTCGAAGGCGAGGATGCCGGGGCGATGAACAATGCCTTTTCCGGCGCCGTCAATACGGTGGCGCTGCTCTCGGCGCTGACGCAGCAGGCAACCAAAGGCGTGTCGCAGCGCGAGCAGTCGTTGCAGTCGGCCACCGGCCAGATCGGCTCGGCCGAAGATGTGAAGGGTTCGGTCGACGCCAACACCCGCATGCAGCTGGAGACGGCGCGCACCATCAACGAGTTGATCGGCGTCTCGAACGGCGCGGTCTCGGCTCTGAACACCGAAATGCAGATGCGGCTGACCCAGCAGTCGGAGACAGCCAAGATGCTGCAATACAAAGACGTCAACCCGTTCAAGTGAGGCCGCATGAGAATGCCCGTTGCCATCATGCTTTCCGGTCTCGCCCTGCTCGTCGGTTGCCAGACGAAAGGTGAGAAGAAGGCCCCCTGCCCGCCGATCTCGGGATATGCCGAGGCCGATGACCTGTGCGGTCCGGCCATGCCGGTCAACGACGTCTTCGCCCCCGTCCTGAAGGAATAGGCGAATGGCGGCGACCACGATCATCTCGGACATTTTTTCCAAGCTCGACGCCATCGGCGAGACGTTTATCAAGAACGCCTATGACGGTCTCGCGCTACAGGTGAATGTCCTGTTCGGGTCGATGCTGACGCTTTACGTTCTCTGGTGGGGCTATATGATCCTCGCCGGCCGCGACGGTTTCTCCGTGCCGGAGGCGGCCTGGCGGCTCGGCCGCGCATTCTTCATCTACTATATGGCGACGAACTGGGGCGCATTTTCCGCCACGCTCTACAAGCTCGTCCAGGAGGTCCCCAATCTGATTTCCGACACGATCATCGAGTCGATCGCTGGCTCGGGTGGGGCGCTCGATGGCGGCACGGGCGACACGACGGGCGTGGTGAAGATCCTAGACGCCGTCTTTGAGACCGCAGGTAAGATTTACGAGCAGGTGGCGACCGGCACCTTCGAATATGTCGGCGCTCTGATCGGTGCGATCGTCTTTGTCGTCGCGATGATCTTCATCGCCGTCGCAGCGGCCGCGATTCTCGCCGCCAAGCTGATGCTGTTCATCACCCTGGCACTGGCGCCGGTGTTCATCATCCTGGCGCTCTACCGCTGGACCTTCCGCTTTACCGACGGCTGGCTCTTGTTGATGGTCAACCTGATGGTGACGCAGACCTTGATGATGGCGTTCCTCGCCTTCCTCTACCAACTCATCGAACTGGCGATCAACACGGCCAACAATACCGCTACGGAAAGCAAGCTCTCCTATGTCGCTCCGTTCGTGATCGTCTGCCTGCTCGGGATCGTCGTTTTTCGCTTCATCCCCTCCTTCGCCGCATCCATCGTTGGAGGCAGTGTTTTGGGGCAAGGCGATTCCGCCTTTATCGGCGGCCGGCGTTCGGTCGCCTATGCTGAACGCCAGGTCAGCGGACGCGCTCGGCTCCTGCGTGCCGGCCTTGGTCGTCGCCGCACATCGACGGATGTTCAGGCAGCTCGAGCCCGCGCAATCCAGCGAGAAACCGAAAAGAATGGGCAACTTTAGGGTAGTCTCTTATGCGCATTCTTGGTAACTATAATTTATCCGAAGGAGAATAGCCGTGGATCACCCTTGGCAAGATGACCGTCGGCGCTTCGCCGCCATGGACGCGCAAAACCGTCTCAACGAAGAGATGGCAGACAACGATCGCGCCGAGGCCAAGAAGGGCGGAGGTCTCGGCGTCCTGCTTTTCATCGGCGCCGTCATCTTCTTCAAACCGTTCGCCGAATATTGCATCGACCTCTACAACACGCTGGCCGGATATGCACAAAGCGTCGGCAGCATGTTCGGATTCTGAGCGGGAAACTTCTCCATGAAGAAAATCGCCTCGACCATGACTGCGGTCGGCCTGCTGCTCCCCGGAACGGCATGGTCCCAATCGCCAAGCTCGATCCTGCCTGTGCTGACCGGCGCATATGCACCGGTCGAAGGTGGCTGCGAAGCCGCGGCCGCCGCGTTTATCTATATCGAGGACAAGGGGATTGGCGCCAACAAGACCGCCGGGAAGGTTCTATCCGTCAAAAACGAGGGCAATTCCTATGTTCTCGATGTCCTATGGGTCGAGGCTGGCTCTGATGAATCAGACGGTGACCCCGACACGGTCCGCATCGAGGTGAAGGATGATCGCTCTTTCTACTTCTCCAATACGGCGTCGAAGAAAACGCTGATGAAGTGGTGCAGCTAGCTCTTCGGACGACTGCGCCACGGAGCTGAACGCGCTCCAGTAATCCAGGCAAACCAGCCCTCACCTCAGCACCGATTTGGCCGGTAGAGGTGATCGCTCGGCCTGACGAATAAACTATATTTAATTCCGTCGTACTTGGCGGTTTATCGGAAGCCCAAATGAGCAACGCAGATCCAACCGAACACACACCTCAAACTCCGCCGATCGACCTGACCGCCTACTGGAAAGCCGGCGCCTCTTGGGAGGCGGAGCTTTATCGCAAGGAGCGCCGCTCACGGAAAATTGCCTGGACGGTTGCGACAGTCGCCGGCATCTCCACGATGCTCAGCCTCTCGGCCCTCAACCTTCTCGTTCCTCTGAAGCAATTCGAGGCCGTGGTGGTGATCGCCGACAAGACCACCGGCTTCGTCGAGGTCGCCCGGTCCCTGAACGAGAGCAAGCTTTCCGAAAACGACGCGATCAAGACGGCGAACATCGTGCGCTACATCCGCGCGCGCGAGACCTACGATCCTCGGGCACTGAAGGACAATTACGATCTCGCCCAACTCTATTCGACGGGTCAGGCCTCGGCGGACTTGCGACACGAGTTCGAGCCGTCGAACCCGCAGTCGAAGGACAAGGTGCTCGGCCGCGACACGCGCATCGCTGTCACCATCAAGTCGGTCTCGTTCCTCAACGCCTCCACGGCGACCGTGCGCTTTTCGACGGAGACGCGGCGCGACAACACCCTTCGCCGCGAGCACTGGGTCTCGGTGGTCCGCTTCCGCTATACGACGGCGCCGCTGAAGAACGAATATCGCTTCGACAATCCTCTCGGCTTTCAGGTCGTCGAATACAGGCGCGACCAGGAATCGCTGCCCGAAGTCCTGCCGGCGGACAAGGCGGCACGCTGATGCGGAAATCCTTCCTTGCTCTCGCAACGCTCGCGCTGCTCGTCACAGCGATCACATCCACGGCGGCCGATCCTCGCATCCGCTACATCACCTTCAACAATAATTCCGTCGTGACCGTGCCGGCGGGGCTTGGCGTCTCGACGATGATCCAGCTCGGCAGCTCCGAGGTGATCGAGACGATCTCGGCCGGCGACACGGCCAGCTGGTCGATCGTCCCCAAGAAGGGCTCCGGCATCCTGTTCGTGAAGCCGTTGCGCGAGAATGCCGAAACGAACGTCAACATCGTCACCAACCAGCGCGTTTATGCCTTGCTGCTGAAAGGCTCGGCGGCGGCCGACCTGCGCGCGGCATTCCAGGTGCGGTTCAAATATCCGGACGAGGACGTCAACGCGCGGCTGCTGGCCGCCGCACAGGAAAGCGCCAAGGATCCGCTGCTCAAGGATCTCGATCCAGGCCGTCTGAACTACGACTATGTGTTCAAGGGCGATACCAGCCTGAAGCCGCGTGTCGCTTTCGACGACGGCACGCATATGTATCTGGAATTCCCCGACGAAATCCCCGCCATTTTCGTCGTCGAGGGCAAGCGTCAGGAATCGCTCGTCAACCTGCGCACCCAGGGCAAATACGTGGTGGTCGACAAGATCGCGGCGCAGTTCACGCTGCGCGCCGGCGACAAGTGGCTGTGCCTCTATAATCGGCAGGCCAATCGCCAATCCTTCGATCTCATCGAAGACGCCTACGGGCCGAAGCGCCTCGGCAGCAAAGAGGAGCGCCAGCGATGAGCAAGATCGATTTCGACCACCTCGACGGGCAAAGCAGCGTGGCGAGCGACCGCAACGGTCGCTTGGGCAAGCTCGCCCTCCCTCTCCTGCTTGTCGTCGGCGCCGGCATCCTCGCCTATGTTAACTGGCCGACCGGCCCGCAGACCTCCAATCTGACTGAGGGCACCGGCGAGACCTTCGAGACGTCGAACTCCAGCA
Coding sequences:
- a CDS encoding transglycosylase SLT domain-containing protein, which gives rise to MRRTILLLLSAALVTAPAPAAFADIPVIDDDVKEKRAEDEGHSKQDTETQSDQLEEQTVTNCNISQKEKNRRLYRSPAQAVKEDAKNVELIKHYAEKYNVPVGLALAVAHAESGISTCSGSPTGVKGVMQLTKRTGKGMGFDRDINEENIEGGVKYLGMGVNKCGSTDYACLASWYNGSTAAEQKNWAGKVGRNHGWFNSFAGGSNIEDISSPSYKSYVDYGSGATRSSNRAAAGAVDRAVSGIDASTARVQEAGRRIDALSASVGASEIYQDAWDDNTQARAVNAELLNNLIMARNLFNELLQARMQMRLSKTSETAKTLKSDSKVNPYSCDPVILEQMKVPREDWPSCAVVAGADAETSVMSSGGTDGAIGNNLLSIQNAANAAD
- a CDS encoding TrbG/VirB9 family P-type conjugative transfer protein, which encodes MRKSFLALATLALLVTAITSTAADPRIRYITFNNNSVVTVPAGLGVSTMIQLGSSEVIETISAGDTASWSIVPKKGSGILFVKPLRENAETNVNIVTNQRVYALLLKGSAAADLRAAFQVRFKYPDEDVNARLLAAAQESAKDPLLKDLDPGRLNYDYVFKGDTSLKPRVAFDDGTHMYLEFPDEIPAIFVVEGKRQESLVNLRTQGKYVVVDKIAAQFTLRAGDKWLCLYNRQANRQSFDLIEDAYGPKRLGSKEERQR
- a CDS encoding virB8 family protein, whose protein sequence is MSNADPTEHTPQTPPIDLTAYWKAGASWEAELYRKERRSRKIAWTVATVAGISTMLSLSALNLLVPLKQFEAVVVIADKTTGFVEVARSLNESKLSENDAIKTANIVRYIRARETYDPRALKDNYDLAQLYSTGQASADLRHEFEPSNPQSKDKVLGRDTRIAVTIKSVSFLNASTATVRFSTETRRDNTLRREHWVSVVRFRYTTAPLKNEYRFDNPLGFQVVEYRRDQESLPEVLPADKAAR
- a CDS encoding type IV secretion system protein — translated: MNKLLIVSAALAFSTPALADIPVIDNTNLAIARKNAENTGEIMKTNTNILEKTKEILGALSGSRDGSMGISSTGLGGNMSVSAAPSFSSIMNGGTLSFGGLGSGAQNIAATLINGLQLVKQVKAIVEGEDAGAMNNAFSGAVNTVALLSALTQQATKGVSQREQSLQSATGQIGSAEDVKGSVDANTRMQLETARTINELIGVSNGAVSALNTEMQMRLTQQSETAKMLQYKDVNPFK
- a CDS encoding type IV secretion system protein, whose translation is MAATTIISDIFSKLDAIGETFIKNAYDGLALQVNVLFGSMLTLYVLWWGYMILAGRDGFSVPEAAWRLGRAFFIYYMATNWGAFSATLYKLVQEVPNLISDTIIESIAGSGGALDGGTGDTTGVVKILDAVFETAGKIYEQVATGTFEYVGALIGAIVFVVAMIFIAVAAAAILAAKLMLFITLALAPVFIILALYRWTFRFTDGWLLLMVNLMVTQTLMMAFLAFLYQLIELAINTANNTATESKLSYVAPFVIVCLLGIVVFRFIPSFAASIVGGSVLGQGDSAFIGGRRSVAYAERQVSGRARLLRAGLGRRRTSTDVQAARARAIQRETEKNGQL